GAGCACCGACGTCGCCACGCTCCTCCCCTTCTCCCTCGCCAAGTACTCGTGCGGCGGCACCCACccaccctcttcctcctcctcctcccggccGAGCCACCCCACGGGTCCCTCCGGCTCGACCCGGAGGAAGCTGGGCCAGACCGGCACCTCCATCGGCGCCGAGGCCGCCACGGTCCGCCGGGGAGCGCACCCGTCCTCGAGGGCGAGAGAGAGCCCACCCCCGGGCCGATCGACCCAGGGGCGAGCCGCCCGTGGGGCCATCTCGGTTCGTCGCCAGCCGGTGTCGTCATGGCCGCCGCCGTCGGTCGAGGACCAGAAGACATCATACTCGGCGAGGTCCGGAAGGTCCGTGCCGGCCCCGTGGACCGGCGGCGCCTCCACGCTGCCGAGGAGGCGTTCCGCCCTCTCCATCGCGTGTGATTCCTCCCGCACCGCTGGCCGGAAGAGCCAGCCTCTCTTTATACTGCGAGTGGGGCGTCCACGTAGGACCCTGCTCCCCGGGGCTTGTGGGGCCCCGCCCCACGTGGGTACGCACTGGACCTCATACGGTAGGCGGTGTGGGATCGACAACTGGACGTTGGTACGGGTCCCACATGGAAGATCTCAATCATGCAAGGCATCCTTAATTATCATCGCCATCATTATTATCATGTGGTCGGCTTAATTACAAGCTGGATTCAGATTAAACGCCATGCAGAGGGCGACTGTGGTGTCGATCGATGAGAGACCACATCGCTTGGTAGGGCGGCAGAGTAGGCGCTGTCCTCTTTGAACTCAACAAAAGAAGCTTTGCCACCATCCAAATCTCCGACGCTGCGTCCTTCAATAATGGACCACCATCGGCAGGGCTGGACGCAGCTTTCACTGCGTTACTTACCACCGAGACGAGGGACCCACGACGGCCGACCGACCCGTGACGAGGGAGATGCGAGGGGGGTTAGGTTGGTTCTGGAATCGGAATCTTAGCTGCCGCCGGACAGGGAGTGTGGATAGTTTAAGGGGATGGTAGCAAAGAGGGGGGCTTTAGTTAAATGGGTTGAGTGCAGGAGAGTATGGGTACGATGGAATCATGGTGATATGGGTGTCAGTATTATATGTAGAAGCTGCATGTGTATGTGTGCTGGTGTGCTCCATTTGGTGGCCACATTTTATTTTATGAGTGTTGCACACCTCATGCGCATGAGAGACGGCAGCCGATTACGGTGCAGTTTGTGATGATGTTTCTGAACTCCGCAAGTGGTTCTGTTTtgcttctttatttatttatttatagtggaAAATATGGATCATAGTAAAGCGAGATCCGTTAATTATACAAATACTTCATGTAATTAGTTATTATTAGTATttcgattcttatatttttaaaaatatatagagattcttatatttttgaagagtgaaatatttaatttcgttTCTCTTGAAATATCACATGATTCTGTCTCATTTCGATTTATCATTGAGTTTGTATGATATTTTCGTCAGTAAAATAGATAACGTGAGGAGAAActaagttaaatattttaccttTGTAAGAATAAgaatctcaatataaattttaaaagtacAAATACTAAAGATagctaattataaaaaataatctatgaTTAGTCTCGTGAGAGATAGAGTTTAATCATCTATTTTGTAATAATTATTAGATAATATAAAAAATCACTAGATTATACATGTTTTACATTGTTAGAGGGTTTATTTTTTCTACTTACGAGTATAGATTGGGGGTAAATCTTATgtcatcattttttatttatgtttagTCTCTAGATTTTGTTTTTGGGATTAAGGTCTCTCCCAACAAGGTGGTACCAAGCCTAAAATAGTATGAGGCGGATAGAGTATCAATAAGGTATCTTATGTTGTTATTGTTTATTTTCTCAAATCTTTGTGGAAAAGGATGGATGCAAGATACAATTTTATTCTATGCAAAGGAAGatgcatgatttttttatttcttaaaatttagaaaaaatattaaaaggatGAGCAAACAAATCAAAAATGAAAAATGACGAAGATCAACATAAAGCACATAAAAAACTGACAATGAGATTATTAGAGTTGACAAGTATTTTATTTCTAGAAGATAAGGAATCAATTtcttaatgaagaaaaaaaaatcttatacattatgattttgttattCACACACATGAATCTTTATACATTGGTGGGAAATAACGCAAGACAAGACttttagtatttttaaaaattctcTATAAAAGATCTAAAGGGGTCGAAAGAATACGTGAAATAAGATTTATGTAAGATGATATATAAGACGATTTATGATTGAGACGAGGCTAATTCAAAGGGATATAATTTGATTAcatatgatgaagaatttgatTTTCTTTGTAATCATACGCAAAGAACGTAAAATCACATAAATATTGAATCAACTTTTCTAGCTTAAATTTTATTGTTGATATTTAGATTTTTCTTTTCGCATCGAGATAGATATTCTctctctatattttttttttaattttaattcaaaTTAATATGAAAACtataacttttattttttttacgaatgaTAAATGACGAAGATAGGATTAAGCTGAAAACCATGccataaaatcaaaatattaagcTCATTAAACTATAGTTCAATAACTATGTATATAGTCTGACTCTCTTAAAtgtttttataatataaaattaatccCTAATTGATTTTTATCTCCCATTGATGAAACCTCTTTTTTTCCAAGACAACCTTTTTAAAATGCTTGCATCAAAAGCATTGGTACCATCATCTAATGTAATTTTCAATTGTTACAATTTACAGTAGGGCACAAAGTCCTAAAATGTTTAGGATCGGGCTAATACCCACATCTTAAGGAAGCCCAACCCAATGCTCGTTTTAGGTTTTCAACATGTCATGGATAGGTAGCAAATAGTGGGATACACAACATCACCAAATTATTTTGTCTAAGCTTGTTTTTGGTTTGCaatatcaacatttatcattGTTGATATTTTGCTTGGAGAATCTTTCATATTTGTTTCTTTAACGCTATCAGACATGATAAATGCAACTCTTTGATAAGCATGTTAATAATATTTTTGGGATTAGCGGTAGAAAACTCATCCACAAttattagaaaaaataataatttgatttgataaGTTTGATattaagagaaaaagaagaatgaaGTTGAGTTCACAAAGTTGATGGTTAGGCTTTGTGCCATTAACCtatttaaagttttttttataaaatatttagattAGTTAATGTGATATTACATGAGCAATAGGTGCCGAGTACATGTAAGAGAGTCATATATataatctaatataattttttttagaaaaaaatattcacaTGATTAAGTCTCAGAGAGATATATCACCATTGAAATATTTGATGTCATGGATAGTAGCATGATTGGATCGTCGAAAcaattcattgttggtgattaatgagatgatattaatttttatatttgagaAAATATCTTTAGCGATTTGGCAACTCTAATGATATTAATTTTCGTAAGATAATAATTAAGGACCTTAACATTTTTTTCTCTCGGTCGATGAACGAGCACTATAGTAGTCCTAAGAAAACCAAGACAATTCAATTAACATGAAGTGGTAGTTGGACAATGCATACATTGTTAACCTAAGTTGACTCTACACATGTCATGGTGGGGAATCCTCTCTCCCTTAGTGGGAGGAGTCCTTTATGGTTCATCACTCTCCCTCCCATGTAATGTACGGACATCATTATTATACTCCACAATGTCTCTTattcaaatcaattttttgattTGTAAATTAGTTGACTTGCAAACACATTGTAATAATAGATGAGTAATATAATGGGTTTTAATCAAACCTTCTGATAGGGTGAATATTATCTTAGGATAATCATCACATCTACATCGGATCTCAATTTAATATATCTAATATTTCTATATTATATTATGGACTACACACTACAAATAGGAGCCTCTCccaattgaattgaatatttattACATATTACATTTGATCCGATTCAAACATTGAAGGAGGTATCATTAGGTATGCCTCTTATATaggttaaaaaataaataaataaagaaaaaaatctctTGATCAAGATGGAATatctaagacaaaaaaaaaaatccaatttagGAGGAAGCCACCTCCGATCAAGTCACATTTGATTAGGTCAAGTCAACTTTGATACATCGGGCTAATAAGAATTTGATGATAAAccttatatacacacacataaatGACATTGTCAACATGCTGACTCTCTAAGGCTTGACGACCGCACATAGTCATTATGTGTCAAATGGTTCGAGTAGTACACTAACACTATATGGTTACATGTGATTGACATCGTGTATTTCTAGTCTAAATTGAGCAAATCAAAAAGTATCTCGAATTCGATACATATAATCGACATTATCTCAATCGACCCTAAAAAGatatatgattacatcatgattgttAATAATCTTCAAAGTAATGATGTCACATATAAAAAGAGGTTTTTAAGTGTATTCCACACATAAACTTTTTCCAAAAGAATTGTTCGACTGGTCCGAATCCCAAATCGACTTGACCATCATAATGATAGTTGATGAGAATATCCTCAACTTAGTTTTGTAATTTCGTCGTTCCAACAGGGTTTTCCCTCTCTTCTTCCCCACATGGCCTATCGTGTTATAGCGTCGATCGCACCTTTCTCAAGTTATTCTTAtctacttatcaagatgtgacaaAGGGGCATAATCGATCGATCGAGCAAAAGCAAAGAAGAGCGAGAGACAAGAGGCCTTCGTTAATGATTGCGATGTATGAGGAGAACTCGATGACCAATGTGGTGGAGGCAACCATGCAAAGCGATGAATGACGATGAGAGATATTTACCATAGTATAAAAATATAAGCACAATACAGGTAAAATGAAAGCTCGGACATcttctgaaaaaataaaaaaatagtgttTTTTAAGGCAAATCATCCTTATTTTTGTTACTTTTCTAAGGTCATTAAAAAAGTACGATCAAGCTATTATGCCTTTGTACCGAAAGCTGAAACTTCCCCGTTGATGCGCTCATAAAGCGAGCAGAAAGTACAGTCGGAGAAGACGATGCACAATGACTcttctctttttttccttttaccgGAATCAGATCTACGTTTCTCGTGTCCTCCTCTAACGCCGACAAGTAAAAGCACCCCATAAGGTGAGCTCCAAATCCATGGCACCAAACAACATGCAATAGTTCGCTACACTCCATACCATGGGGCCATTTGAGATGCCTTCACTTttacctctctctctcactctctctctctctctctctctctgaacaaCAGCAAACCTGTGCCGCTGTGAGACCCAATGGAAGCTCCCCATTGTTTAACAGCCAATCATTTCCACACCTCTCTCTTGTCTGCATCATTTCACATGGGACATGCAGTCCCTCCACTGGCAGCTGTCTGCATTCGCCCCTCGTCTCATGAATCCAGCATGAGGCAGCCTGGATTTCCCCAACCTGTCTCTCCTCCACCACAGGGAAATAAAGCAGCTCTTCTTCTCATGTTGCTTGTCCATGTTCTTGTTGGGGTAATAGGAATGCAAGTGGCTTTTTCTTCACTTTCTGTGGTGGATGATAACATAATAGTTTCGAGTCCAGATCTGGCGTCTGACGACGCATTATAGATTTGTGCTCTCTTTGGACCAGTGAGCTCTGAGACCTACTGCTTcacctctctttctcttcttgcTGGTGAGCGGGGATGGGTCTATGGCTTCCCTCGGTGGTCCTTCTTCTCTGCTCCGCCGGCTTCTTGGCTCTTTCCTCTGCAGCTCCGGCGAACACCTCGGCCTCTTTCTCGTTCAAGGAGAACTTCGACATAATGTTCGCGGAGGATCACTTCAGGACATCCCCTGATGGCCAAATCTGGTACCTCTATCTGGACAAGAAGACAGGTAAAACGTGTTCTTCTCCTCGAGTATTCTCCGATCTGAGACAGCCATGTCTTAGCTATCCGCATTGTGAAACCTGGTACAGGTTGCGGGTTCCAGACGCGGCAGAGGTACCGATTTGGGTGGTTCAGCATGAAGCTGAAGCTCGTCGGGGGCGACTCCGCCGGGGTCGTGACAGCATACTACGTGAGTGACGGTAGGGAGAACAGCTCGGGATTGTCGGGAGAAGGGGACTAACTCGGGTGTTTCGTGAGTGCAGATGTGCTCCGACCTGGACGCAGCGCCGGATAGGGACGAGCTGGACTTCGAGTTCTTGGGGAACAGAACAGGGCAGCCATACACCATACAGACCAACGTCTACAAGAGCGGAATCGGCGGACGGGAGATGCGGCACACGCTGTGGTTCGATCCCACACAGGACTTCCACACCTACTCCATCCTCTGGAACACCCACCGCATCGTGTAAGCTTCCGACACCGCGTCTGAAAGCAGAGGAAGTATCGGATGGAGTTCATGTTGCTGTGTTTGATCCGATGACAGGTTCTACGTGGATAGGGTGGCGATCAGAGTGTACAAGAACAATGGGAAGCCCAACAACTTCTTCCCGAGTGGGAAGCCGATGTACATGTTCTCGAGCATATGGAACGCCGACGACTGGGCGACGAGGGGAGGCCTGGAGAAGACGGACTGGAAGAAGGCGCCGTTCGTGTCGTCGTACAAGGACTTCCACGCCGACGGGTGCCAGTGGAAGGACCCATTCCCGGCCTGCGTCTCCACCACCACCGAGCACTGGTGGGACCAGTACGAGGCGTGGAGCCTCACCGACAGCCAGCAGGAGGACTTCAGCTGGGTGGGGAGGAACCTGGTGATCTACGACTACTGCAAGGACACCGAGAGGTACCCCAAATTGCCGGCGGAGTGCCTCCTGTAGAGGAAGGAAGACCGGCTGTCCGTAGCATATATGCTTTGGGTGCACCAAAGGAAGTCTGCAAAGTGAAATTTTTTGGTCAGAATTATTATTTTGGTTGCTGGAATGTGACTACATTATTATGAATATTTAGAGCATAAATGGATTTATCATGTCTCTTTTATTGATCTGAATTGAATTATTAGATGGATATGTCATCACTATGATCAATCAATTATGGTTAGTAATAGGTGCCGAATAATTGTGACAAAAGAGAAAATTATCATTCAACCAATTACCTTCACCCATTTGACCTCTATTATTTAGTCACGATGGTCTTCCTTCGATACTCaagttagttagtaaaaaattttaaaagataatcctaaaaAAGTTTTGtatagtaaaataaaaaaaaaactcaaataagctttgaaaatattatgatatgTATCATAAACACATGATAGATTTAGATCCAATATGATTTTCATGTCCCACCAATCATAAGTTTAGTATTAGGAATACGAAGGATTCGATAAATGATTCTATATAAACTACTTCTCGACATATCCGACAAAGATTTTTTTACTAATAGAGATTCAAAGAATTTGAGAGTAGGAATGAGATAGTCTTCTCGGATAGATCATATCGAATCTTACAATTATAATATGATAGCTCATATTGGCATCAAAATGCAGATGAATAAACATTGCTATAGATGATGTGTCATCCGAGTTGCTCCTATGTCACTCTCCCTTATCGTCTTTCTAATCAactatcaataaaaaaaattatgtttaaaaTTTTGAATTGGCGAGGTAATTTAATTTTTCTCTCCATTTAATACGAAATTGTAATCCAAATTTTTCTCTTGAGCTCGAGGTAGATGGATTCACGCCAAGTTGACGGTCCGCACGTGAGAGCACATGAGCTCGATTCACATGTAACGAATAATGTATACTCTTACTTcccttttaattaatttattccaTGTGATCTGATCCTTCTGAACTAATGTTTGTCTCATTTAATTTATAATTGCATGTCGTGCACTTTATCTCTTCTTCTCATGTAACTTAGGGCTAATTATTATATTGATATTTCTATATTTACTAAAGTGAAAATTTCAGATTAATTTATGATAACACCATTGATTTTACCAgcaaaaatatgaaaacaaatagTAAATAGATAATTTTAACGTTAGTTGATAATGACAGATGACGTCGGTGGTGGTGGATGGTGATGGATCACGGATGTTGTTGTGGATAAGGAGAGCGATAGTGAGAGATGAGAGCTATTGGGAAACTTAGGGTAGTATCATATATAtggcaaaagaacaaaaaataaaaatcttagatttatcataaaaaaatagtttcttgtcgtcgtgcgaagattgatgcgtaaaaactTGTAAAATCGAAAACTGTACTTATATGAaaaatgtgttacctagggagatcgtatatccaataattcaaggattcactggatatccaataagataggggcttcaacgaatatctcatatccgaaccttgactcgtcgcaacacctaccatatatgtgttgccctctaggctcaatatcaagctagccatgagttatacttgtcagaactccttctgacttagtgaattattatctctataataattcactcgactcatcaactacgaacaTATtaagccactatgtcgtagtccccaaacgatacaagagaatccatttgacatatctatcctcagttactgtgtatttATAgtacatcatccatctaatatcccaaaggccGTATAccaagtatggtgttgtcaggcctatACAAAATCTACTTAAATCTCGCTTTAATCGAATtctttcggagaactctttctctctcaatccgaataaccttggcctgggatttgcttgagcaagaacacatagaatatttttttaaagatattgagagtggattatcctctatcgacactcaattgcccttgTAAGGTTAGCTGTCACTTCCGACGGCCGGTTATACTAGATTtaaaacttccagacctataagtttggtatcaaagagatgagtacttatacaggacatccttggtgtctcaagtctaaggaccatatacaccattaGGATGAcataatcgttgtctgacaatgaggtaccatcaaccatccagtattccgtgagtggatcaatcagtgaacccattctccaataagcacctgcactgtatctctagtgtcccttacacaagcaactatgagaccaaccgcttTCATCATATGGATAGGCCTACAGCATACTAGTCTATCCGGGTATCTCgacgttcctctcgagtaacatacgactgaaattatttagggtctatgtttaaagacgaatcaatttc
The DNA window shown above is from Musa acuminata AAA Group cultivar baxijiao chromosome BXJ2-4, Cavendish_Baxijiao_AAA, whole genome shotgun sequence and carries:
- the LOC135608781 gene encoding protein S40-6-like; protein product: MERAERLLGSVEAPPVHGAGTDLPDLAEYDVFWSSTDGGGHDDTGWRRTEMAPRAARPWVDRPGGGLSLALEDGCAPRRTVAASAPMEVPVWPSFLRVEPEGPVGWLGREEEEEEGGWVPPHEYLAREKGRSVATSVLEGVGRTLKGRDMSRVRDAVWSRTGFFG
- the LOC103978619 gene encoding probable xyloglucan endotransglucosylase/hydrolase protein 8, coding for MGLWLPSVVLLLCSAGFLALSSAAPANTSASFSFKENFDIMFAEDHFRTSPDGQIWYLYLDKKTGCGFQTRQRYRFGWFSMKLKLVGGDSAGVVTAYYMCSDLDAAPDRDELDFEFLGNRTGQPYTIQTNVYKSGIGGREMRHTLWFDPTQDFHTYSILWNTHRIVFYVDRVAIRVYKNNGKPNNFFPSGKPMYMFSSIWNADDWATRGGLEKTDWKKAPFVSSYKDFHADGCQWKDPFPACVSTTTEHWWDQYEAWSLTDSQQEDFSWVGRNLVIYDYCKDTERYPKLPAECLL